The nucleotide sequence CATCGCTTTTACAGTCCTATTTACTCTCTCCACCTGGCCGTTCGCCTGAGGTGACGCAGTTGCTACCTTAACGTGTTCgatattattttccaataaaAATTTTGCAAATTCTAATGACGTGAAACATGTACCTCTATCACTTACGATTCTACGTGGTCGACTGtaatattgaaaatatttcgaaaaacaaatgttaacTTCTTTCGTACTCGTTGAATTTACCGGAAACAATTTAACGAATTTGGTAAATCCATCAATAATTACTAACAAATGTTTCTTTTTCGATATGACTGAGGGCAATGGTCCAAAATGATCTATATGTAATGTATCAAAAGGAATTGGTCGCTTGGGTATATTATGTAGTGTTCGATTATTCGCATGTGTGGGTACCGTAAACATGATACAGTTTAAACAATTTCCAATAAATGCTTCTATTTTAGATTTCATGTTCGGAAACCAATAATGTCTCATTATTTCCTTTAAACATTTCTCTGTACCTAAATGGCATAAATTTTCATGAACTCTTCTAATTATATGGGATTCCATTTCAGCTGGTACATATAACAGTTCAATATCATTCTCACCTAATCTATAAACAATTCCATCATTCAATATAAAGTTCTTCACAATTCCAAGTTCTAATTGTTCTTTCAATTTTACTATAATACTATCCCTATTTTGCGTTATCTGAAGCTGAAGATTAATGTCGTCACTGTCAATTACTGAAACTATTTGATCTTTGTTGTCTCTTCCCTGAATATTCACTACAGGTTCATATTCAAAATTCTCATTTAAGGCTGAAGGGTATCTACTCAATGTATCAACATGTGTCATATATTTTCCACTACGATGCTTAAgggtataattataattggccAACTCTAAGGCCCATCTGGCAATACTTGAATTAAGGCGTCCTTTTCCTAAACATAATACTACTGCATTACAATCTGTCACTATATTAAATGGAATTCCTTCTAGGTATATTCTAAATTTTCGTAATGAGTAGACTACAGCTAAAGTTTCCAATTTGAAGCTTTCATATCTTGCCTCTAATTTTGTTGCTCTTTGTGAAAAGTAGGCTATTGGGTGGAACTTGCTATCATCCTGTTTTTGCAATAAGATTCCACCAAATCCCTCGCTACTTGCGTCGCAATGCAATTCAGTTTCTCGGTTCGGGTTGTACAAAGATAGTATAggaaatgaaattaatttctcCCGAagatattcaaaaatattgatGCAATCTTCACTGAGTTCATACTTAGCGCCTACTTTTGTGAGCTCTTGCAATGGTTTCGCTATTTTTGAATATGCCGGAATAAATCTCCTAAAGTACGAAAATAATCCTAAGCATTTTTGCATTCCGTGGCGATCTTTTGGTATCGGAAGATGTTTAATAGTTGATGTGTGCTCATAATTTGGACTGATTCCTTTTCCACTGAGTGTGTACCCTAAAAATTCAATGCTTTCGTAAGCGAACTGGCATTTGCTTaccttaatttccaatcggtACTCTGCTAAAATTCGTAAAACTCTTCCTACCGTCGTATAATGTTCATTCAATGTCTTCGAACCTATAGCAATATCGTCGATATAGACTACTACATTTCCTTCGCGAATCAAAGGTTGCAGAATAAAGTTAATAAATCTCATGAATACTGCGGGTGCATTCATGAGTCCGAAAGGCATTCTTGTGTATTCATATTGACCGGAGGGTGTTACAAAAGCTGTATACTGCACTGAACTTTCTGCTACTTTCACTTGGTGGTATCCACTTTTCAAATCTAAAAGTGTGAAATATTTGTTTCCTTCTAATCTTTCTAAGCAGTCATCTATGAGGGGAAGCGGGTATCCATCACGAATGGTTATCTTATTAAGTTGTCTATAGTCTACACACATACGCTTTTCTCCGGATTTTTTCTTAACAAGTACAATAGCGGAACTATAGGGCGAATTGCTTTCTCTTATGAATCCCTTTTTCAATAACTCATCAATTTTTAAATCTACTTCTTTCTTTTCCTGATATGAAAGTCTTCTTGGTACAGATCGTACAGGCTCTTCCGACTTAAGTCTTAGTCTCATTTCATAGCTATGTTGGATAGCTGGGATGTTGGATAAATTTAAGTAATTTAATCTTATTATTTCATTTAGTTCGCACCTATCCTTATCGCTTAACTTCGGGTCAATGTCAATACTTTCATCATCCTTAAATACATCAATACTATATATGTATGGTATGCTATCATTACTATCTATTTTACTCTCATTACATAATTCTTCAAATCTTCTACTGCTTTTCAATGGGTCACTGTCTCGATATGTTTCAATATTCACTAAACTCTTCAATGGTTCACTGTCAATGTTCAATCTATTCAATGATTCACTGTCTCGATATGCTTCAATATTCACTAAACTCTTCAATGGTTCACTGTCTCGATATGCTTCAATATTCACTAAACTCTTCAATGGTTCACTGTCTCGATATGCTTCAATATTCTTAAATAAATGCAATTCTACAATTTCTTTTATCTTATccttaaaaatcaattttattccaaatttttccaaaaacttACGTCCTAAAAGAACATTAGTTGCAACATAGTTGTTGGGTacaacaaaaaatgaaatttcttCTTCTCTGTTTTGAAAAATAAGTCTAACAAATATTTTCCCgaaagttttaattttaaatccattaaCTCCACAGTAGTCCGTCGGAAACAATACATCGCTAAAGTTACTCTAAGGAATCGCAGCGTGCTGAATTAAATTAATGGCGCTTCCCGTATCAAACATGGCAGAAAGTAAGGTTACGTTAGGCTTCTGTTGACAATCAGTGTAAAAATATACTCCTACCTGGTTAACAATCGGAATAAACATATTGTGCCCCTCTTCGTCATCTCGAATCGGCTGGTTGTTGGCTGCGCCCACCATCCGCGGATTAATTGTAGGCTTCTGTTGACAATCCTTCAGCATATGTTGGAGGGATCCACAACGGAAACAGGACCCCTTCTCGCGTTTCGACGCAGTACACGACGAAGCGTAATGCCCATAAGCGGAACAATTATAGCAGCGGATTGTGTTCCGCTCATTTCCAGAACTTTCTGCACGGTGGGAAAAATTGTGCGACTTCTTACTTAGACTTGCATACTTCCGAGCCAACTCTTTCAATTGTCCGATTGTTGTAGCTGTGTACAATAGGGCGATATTGGCTGAACGATCACGAAAACCATCAATGATGAACTGGACTGTCAATTTTTCGTCGATGTTAGCACGCATAGCAATTTCCTCCATAAGAAGTATGTATCCCATAACGGTGTTCTTCGCAGGGTTAAAAATGGTTTCCTTTAACAGCAATACAATATCAGCAGTTGAACTGCCATGACCAAATGTTTCTATAAAGTTTTTCTTAAATTCGTCGTAAGTACTCGATCGGTCAACACGCACAAACAAGTCCGCATCTGTGCCCGGTTTCATAAGCATTCGTACGCAGCGCAATTGAAAGTTTTTACACTCATTAACATCTCTGCAGATTCTCTCAAAATCCAAAATCCACTTAAGAGCTTCCTCATTTTCAGTGGCAGAAAACGGGACCATGAGCTGCTTTACCATTCTAATGTCATCTGTCgtcttgttgttgttttgcatCAATCCGGCCAATATCTTTTTCTT is from Drosophila suzukii chromosome 3, CBGP_Dsuzu_IsoJpt1.0, whole genome shotgun sequence and encodes:
- the LOC118877699 gene encoding uncharacterized protein gives rise to the protein MDKKQIVEWLQANEILFPASATLRQLRKLALDAGCQEAADIPENTLEEEDAKIDILSQGTASEDIHIHTLEEEEALLDAAIRVAEKKKILAGLMQNNNKTTDDIRMVKQLMVPFSATENEEALKWILDFERICRDVNECKNFQLRCVRMLMKPGTDADLFVRVDRSSTYDEFKKNFIETFGHGSSTADIVLLLKETIFNPAKNTVMGYILLMEEIAMRANIDEKLTVQFIIDGFRDRSANIALLYTATTIGQLKELARKYASLSKKSHNFSHRAESSGNERNTIRCYNCSAYGHYASSCTASKREKGSCFRCGSLQHMLKDCQQKPTINPRMVGAANNQPIRDDEEGHNMFIPIVNQRH